Proteins encoded in a region of the Pigmentiphaga litoralis genome:
- a CDS encoding dihydroorotase — MLPQGGLTRGTLGVKDGRIAVIAGPDAQLAGTETLDCGGLWVLPGVIDPHVHFGFGSPETDFETESRNAALGGTTTVLSFHRSRDIRESFEAARDRAESQSCIDFGFHFGITSNLHVETLDDISHRFGVSSYKLYMMYKGAAGLSKGFTDIDDGLLYSALQETAKIPGAVLGVHCENVEVIPVLRDPLRAAGRDDLKAWNEQSPDFLEAENVHRVCYFASKTRTPVNIVHLSSREALDEVRRHRLRRDGPPIYVESCPHYLFLNDETPAGPYAKVNPPVRGQDDVEAMWEGVLDGAITTLGSDHVPRKRETKDKDIWAASNGFPGTGMILPIMLHEGYHRRGVPLDKIVALTSSNAARIYNLPAKGSIEIGKDADLVIVDPDLERTVDPATLESFADYSPYEGMTLKGWPVRTLVRGRTVALDSRIVDAARTEPGGRFLRRL; from the coding sequence ATGTTGCCGCAGGGGGGACTCACCCGCGGCACGCTAGGCGTCAAGGACGGACGCATTGCCGTCATTGCCGGTCCCGACGCACAGCTTGCCGGCACCGAGACGCTGGACTGCGGCGGCCTCTGGGTGCTGCCGGGCGTCATCGATCCGCACGTGCACTTCGGCTTCGGATCGCCCGAAACGGACTTTGAAACCGAATCGCGCAACGCCGCGCTGGGCGGCACGACCACCGTGCTGTCCTTCCATCGTTCACGCGATATTCGCGAGTCCTTCGAAGCCGCGCGCGACCGGGCGGAAAGCCAGAGCTGCATCGACTTCGGCTTTCACTTCGGCATCACCAGCAATCTGCATGTCGAGACGCTGGACGACATCTCGCACCGCTTCGGGGTGTCTTCCTACAAGCTGTACATGATGTACAAGGGCGCGGCTGGACTGTCGAAAGGCTTCACGGACATCGATGATGGCCTGCTGTATTCGGCCCTGCAGGAAACGGCAAAGATCCCGGGCGCGGTCCTGGGCGTGCATTGCGAAAACGTCGAAGTGATCCCGGTGCTGCGCGACCCGCTGCGGGCGGCCGGCCGTGACGACCTCAAGGCCTGGAACGAACAGAGCCCGGATTTCCTTGAAGCCGAGAACGTGCACCGCGTCTGCTATTTCGCGTCCAAGACCCGGACCCCCGTCAACATCGTGCACCTCAGTTCGCGCGAGGCGCTGGACGAGGTGCGGCGCCACCGCCTGCGCCGCGACGGCCCGCCCATCTACGTGGAAAGCTGCCCGCATTATCTTTTCCTGAACGACGAAACGCCGGCCGGTCCCTATGCCAAGGTCAATCCGCCGGTGCGCGGGCAGGACGATGTCGAAGCGATGTGGGAAGGCGTGCTCGATGGCGCCATCACCACGCTGGGGTCCGATCATGTGCCAAGAAAACGCGAAACCAAGGACAAGGACATCTGGGCGGCAAGCAACGGCTTTCCGGGTACGGGCATGATCCTGCCGATCATGCTGCACGAGGGCTACCACCGCCGCGGCGTGCCGCTCGACAAGATCGTGGCGCTGACCAGCAGCAATGCCGCGCGCATCTACAACCTGCCGGCCAAGGGCAGCATCGAGATCGGCAAGGACGCCGATCTGGTGATCGTCGATCCGGATCTGGAACGGACGGTGGACCCGGCCACGCTGGAATCCTTTGCCGACTACTCGCCCTACGAGGGCATGACGCTGAAGGGCTGGCCGGTTCGCACGTTGGTGCGGGGCCGCACCGTTGCGCTGGACAGCCGCATCGTCGACGCGGCCCGCACCGAACCGGGCGGGCGCTTCCTGCGCCGCCTTTGA
- a CDS encoding isochorismatase family protein, whose amino-acid sequence MTERKRIWDDFLTPRDKQVLEVAGYGKRGGFGKRPALFIIDVQYNFCGDTPQDILEGLKQYRTHCGTEAWDAVAHMVPLLELAREKNIPVFYTESGRRADLLDSGVQVGKNHRGGEKTVVANTHATSTVEPLAPRPQDIRISKQKPSCFFGTIFMSHLNFLDVDTLILVGCTSSGCLRATAVDAYSYNFKVIIPEEAAFDRFQASHAVNLFDLNCKYADVIPTQDVADYLSALPAPQPADAPA is encoded by the coding sequence ATGACCGAACGTAAACGAATCTGGGACGATTTCCTCACGCCCCGCGACAAGCAGGTGCTGGAAGTGGCGGGCTATGGCAAACGCGGCGGCTTTGGCAAGCGGCCGGCGCTGTTCATCATCGACGTCCAGTACAACTTTTGCGGCGATACCCCGCAGGACATCCTTGAAGGCCTGAAGCAGTACCGCACCCACTGCGGGACCGAGGCCTGGGATGCCGTTGCGCACATGGTGCCTCTGCTTGAGCTGGCCCGCGAAAAGAACATTCCGGTCTTCTACACCGAAAGCGGACGGCGGGCCGATCTGCTGGACAGCGGCGTGCAAGTCGGCAAGAACCATCGCGGCGGCGAAAAGACCGTGGTGGCCAACACCCACGCCACCAGCACGGTCGAACCGCTTGCCCCTCGTCCGCAAGACATCCGGATCAGCAAGCAAAAGCCGTCGTGCTTCTTTGGCACCATCTTCATGAGCCATCTGAATTTCCTGGATGTCGATACGCTGATCCTGGTCGGCTGCACGTCGTCGGGCTGCCTGCGTGCAACCGCTGTCGATGCGTACTCGTACAACTTCAAGGTCATCATTCCTGAAGAGGCCGCGTTCGATCGCTTCCAGGCCAGCCATGCGGTCAACCTGTTCGACCTGAACTGCAAATACGCCGACGTGATCCCCACGCAAGACGTGGCCGACTACCTGTCGGCGCTGCCTGCGCCGCAGCCTGCGGACGCGCCTGCCTGA